A part of Paenibacillus sp. sptzw28 genomic DNA contains:
- a CDS encoding FtsX-like permease family protein — MGMPLFRFLFRKMWNTRWMTLSSLAGLIIAVAFATSIPMYADGALKRVVAQSLKEESGGLPAGSLLMRYQATGGKTDLNALTEVTRYIRQDVPADIGFPVSTYVQNMTIRSAEITPEDPTKVDASRVRQMALTSMTGLDKKTELTQGRWYSDAVGENDTVEAVMMEEAMYRSDIHIGDVFEYPIYSGLNLTLRVKIVGAYKPLSDTDPYWYQGLEGVMNSLQIGGNAFEKGLLKDRKIPVHTANWYYAFDLANIKTSQLSPLGRTLDRLNIELYQRLKDTKVEISFAKLLGEFRIQSLQLQMLLFTLAAPMLAMVFYFIAMNARQSLDKQRSDIAVLRSRGAGTRQIIWMYLLEGLLLGAIAIVIGPMIGWFMAKSIGSANGFLEFVNRKSIPIGFSTEAIIAGLAAVLLAIVATVIPVVVYARSSIVGYKQQLARSDRKPVWQRWFFDVVLMGAAAYGWYLFNERQMISFQSGMTTDQLNVQPFLFFVPALAIFAMGLFFLRVFPWLLKLCNWLGRKLLPVPLYLTLTQLSRSSKGYYPLMILLILTLGLGVYNASAARTIDLNSTERTLYKFGTDVIMQTVWEGRTEVIDTEGQNGGGQGGQNGGGQGGQNGGQGSGGGQGGGGQGGGQGGGPAVPTRTIYTEPPFEIFRQLDGVEAAARVLQVKGNVVVSGRSIGQGTLMGIDNVDFAKVAWFRSDLFPAHPFKYLNFLGMREEAAIIPSSVAEKYQLKLGDVVSVGLQDGMIDFIVFGIVPYWPSQYPDQSPFIIANLDYIYDQVPIMQYDVWLKMKPGALTGPIMKQLQDKGIELADVKDVRIELAKQAKLPSRGGVFGILSLGFIVSIIVSLTGYVLFWFFNLSGRIVQFGVLRAMGLSRKQLTGMLLLEQIFTAGLSIALGIVIGKIASLLFLPFLQTTENVANSVPPFRVVFDSKDTTQLYIVVACMMLMGASLLLIHIRRLRVHQAVKMGEER; from the coding sequence ATGGGGATGCCGCTATTTCGCTTTCTGTTCCGCAAAATGTGGAATACGCGTTGGATGACGCTTAGCTCGCTTGCCGGCCTCATTATTGCCGTAGCATTCGCCACAAGCATTCCGATGTATGCAGACGGCGCGCTGAAACGGGTCGTTGCGCAGTCGCTTAAGGAAGAAAGCGGCGGATTGCCGGCAGGATCTCTGCTCATGCGGTACCAGGCAACGGGCGGCAAAACGGATTTGAACGCCTTGACCGAAGTAACTCGCTATATCCGGCAGGATGTTCCGGCCGATATCGGGTTCCCGGTAAGCACTTACGTTCAGAATATGACGATTCGCAGCGCGGAAATTACGCCGGAGGATCCAACCAAGGTCGATGCAAGCCGCGTCCGCCAAATGGCGCTTACTTCCATGACAGGACTCGATAAGAAAACGGAGCTGACGCAGGGACGATGGTATTCCGACGCCGTAGGCGAGAACGATACGGTGGAAGCGGTCATGATGGAAGAAGCCATGTACCGGAGCGATATACATATCGGAGATGTATTTGAATATCCGATATACAGCGGACTTAATCTTACTCTCCGGGTTAAGATTGTCGGAGCTTACAAACCGCTGAGCGATACCGATCCTTACTGGTATCAAGGGCTTGAAGGTGTTATGAACTCGCTTCAAATAGGCGGGAACGCATTCGAGAAGGGTCTGCTGAAGGATAGAAAAATTCCTGTTCATACCGCGAACTGGTATTACGCGTTCGACCTCGCCAATATCAAGACGAGTCAGCTCTCGCCGCTCGGCAGGACGCTTGACCGGCTCAATATTGAGCTGTATCAACGGCTGAAAGATACGAAAGTGGAGATTTCTTTCGCCAAGCTGCTAGGGGAATTCCGTATACAGAGTCTGCAGCTGCAAATGCTGCTCTTTACGCTAGCGGCCCCTATGCTCGCAATGGTATTCTACTTTATTGCGATGAACGCGCGTCAATCGCTGGATAAACAGCGTAGCGACATCGCCGTGCTTCGAAGCCGCGGCGCTGGGACCCGCCAGATTATCTGGATGTATTTGCTTGAGGGTCTTCTGCTTGGCGCAATCGCAATCGTAATCGGGCCGATGATCGGATGGTTTATGGCCAAGAGCATCGGGTCGGCCAACGGATTCCTGGAATTCGTCAACCGGAAGTCCATTCCGATCGGTTTCTCGACTGAGGCCATTATCGCCGGATTGGCTGCTGTACTGCTTGCCATTGTTGCAACCGTCATTCCCGTTGTCGTCTATGCGCGCTCTTCAATTGTAGGCTACAAGCAGCAGCTTGCGAGATCGGACCGAAAGCCCGTATGGCAGCGCTGGTTCTTCGACGTGGTGCTCATGGGAGCTGCCGCATATGGCTGGTACCTGTTCAATGAGCGCCAGATGATTTCGTTTCAAAGCGGAATGACAACCGACCAACTCAATGTGCAGCCGTTTCTGTTTTTCGTGCCGGCGCTTGCGATATTTGCAATGGGATTATTTTTCCTGCGGGTGTTCCCATGGCTGCTCAAGCTGTGCAATTGGCTAGGCCGGAAGCTGCTTCCGGTGCCGCTTTACTTAACGTTAACCCAGCTGTCGCGTTCGTCCAAAGGCTATTATCCGCTTATGATTCTGCTTATACTGACGCTTGGACTCGGGGTTTATAACGCCTCTGCAGCTCGTACGATCGATTTGAACTCGACGGAACGAACGCTCTACAAATTCGGGACGGACGTCATTATGCAAACCGTTTGGGAAGGCCGGACCGAAGTCATCGATACCGAAGGGCAAAACGGCGGCGGCCAAGGCGGCCAGAATGGCGGCGGTCAAGGAGGACAGAACGGCGGTCAAGGCAGCGGCGGAGGCCAAGGCGGCGGAGGCCAAGGCGGCGGTCAGGGCGGAGGACCTGCGGTACCTACACGCACGATTTATACGGAGCCTCCCTTCGAAATTTTCCGTCAGCTGGACGGAGTCGAAGCTGCGGCCCGCGTCCTGCAGGTCAAAGGCAATGTCGTCGTATCGGGCCGCTCTATCGGGCAGGGAACTCTGATGGGCATCGACAATGTGGATTTCGCCAAAGTGGCGTGGTTCCGCAGCGATTTGTTTCCGGCACATCCGTTTAAATATTTGAATTTTCTCGGCATGCGTGAGGAAGCGGCGATAATCCCGTCAAGTGTAGCGGAGAAATATCAGCTGAAGCTCGGGGACGTCGTGTCGGTCGGCCTGCAGGATGGGATGATCGATTTCATTGTATTCGGCATCGTACCGTACTGGCCGTCGCAATATCCGGATCAATCACCGTTTATTATCGCCAATCTGGATTATATTTATGACCAGGTTCCGATCATGCAGTACGACGTTTGGCTCAAGATGAAGCCGGGTGCATTGACCGGGCCGATTATGAAGCAGCTTCAAGACAAAGGGATCGAGCTTGCAGATGTAAAGGATGTGCGCATTGAACTTGCGAAGCAAGCGAAGCTCCCGTCCCGCGGCGGCGTATTCGGCATTCTGAGTCTCGGCTTCATCGTCTCGATTATCGTTTCACTTACTGGATACGTGCTTTTCTGGTTCTTCAACCTATCCGGAAGGATCGTTCAGTTTGGCGTGCTAAGAGCGATGGGATTGTCGCGCAAGCAGCTCACAGGCATGCTGCTGCTGGAACAGATCTTTACCGCCGGTTTGTCGATTGCCCTGGGAATTGTTATCGGCAAGATCGCCAGCTTGCTCTTCCTGCCGTTTCTGCAAACGACCGAGAATGTTGCAAACTCGGTTCCGCCGTTCCGGGTCGTCTTCGATTCAAAGGATACGACGCAGCTGTATATTGTCGTAGCTTGCATGATGCTGATGGGAGCATCGCTTCTATTGATTCATATCCGGAGACTGCGCGTTCACCAAGCGGTCAAGATGGGAGAGGAGCGTTAG
- a CDS encoding ABC transporter substrate-binding protein, which yields MEINRSSKRGSFIRKASGIILSLALVSTVLAACSKGTGSDDQRRVLRVGFMYSNADQEPWLRQQFTDGYELTHPNIDIEIVGAINYDDQRFEQPDPNKKQPDPYEKIKELLNGKNPVDVVVLDSAYLKRLVQDNMLKQLDPLIQDSKFDIEDFVPTVIEGIKDAGDGNLYALTPTFNSSALYYNKKMFTDAGISPPTDNMQWPDIFALAGRIAKGEGKDRKYGFQFNRWSGDPFYDIQTYAAPLQLMMFDKKGEKMTVDTPQWKRVWTDIINLYKNKIVPTQNDMNVINDKAALSGAAGENPGFNPFQGDMFINGRVAMTISGYDYINELSRAKDYAAKNKNVPSVDWDVVTIPTFAEVPDVGGNIYLNNLMAINAKAQNSEDAWDFIQFNNSKEWAKLKSRSTYEMVARKSFLKPKDGMSYNIGAFYALKPVPPQDLDMEKLYREKPNIYQVNQYGQPLFQQVVEGKKTVDQALKEWQTKGDALLQKIKENPNGPLEPIDGGGVGVGVYGKG from the coding sequence ATGGAAATTAATCGATCATCAAAGCGGGGGTCATTCATCCGCAAGGCTTCGGGTATCATCTTATCGCTGGCACTCGTTTCGACGGTGCTTGCGGCTTGCAGCAAGGGGACCGGGAGCGACGACCAAAGACGAGTCCTTCGCGTTGGTTTTATGTATTCGAATGCCGATCAAGAGCCTTGGCTCCGCCAGCAGTTTACGGATGGCTACGAGCTGACGCATCCGAATATCGATATAGAAATCGTCGGAGCCATCAACTATGACGACCAGCGTTTCGAGCAGCCCGATCCGAACAAGAAGCAGCCCGATCCGTACGAGAAGATTAAGGAGCTGTTAAACGGCAAAAATCCGGTAGACGTCGTCGTGCTGGATTCCGCTTACTTGAAACGGCTGGTTCAGGACAATATGCTCAAGCAGCTTGATCCGCTCATACAAGACAGTAAATTCGACATAGAAGATTTTGTTCCTACGGTTATTGAAGGAATCAAGGACGCCGGCGACGGCAATCTGTACGCGCTCACTCCGACTTTCAATTCTTCCGCACTCTACTATAACAAGAAGATGTTTACCGATGCCGGCATCTCTCCGCCGACCGACAATATGCAGTGGCCGGATATATTCGCGCTTGCCGGCCGCATTGCGAAAGGCGAAGGCAAAGACCGCAAGTACGGTTTCCAGTTTAACCGGTGGAGCGGAGATCCGTTTTATGATATCCAGACCTACGCAGCTCCGCTGCAGCTGATGATGTTTGATAAGAAAGGCGAGAAAATGACGGTCGATACGCCGCAATGGAAAAGGGTATGGACAGACATTATAAACCTGTACAAAAATAAAATCGTACCGACGCAAAACGATATGAACGTGATCAACGACAAAGCGGCGCTCTCAGGGGCAGCAGGCGAGAACCCGGGTTTCAATCCGTTCCAGGGCGACATGTTCATAAACGGCCGGGTAGCAATGACAATCAGCGGTTATGACTATATCAACGAGCTGTCCAGGGCCAAGGATTACGCGGCAAAAAATAAAAACGTTCCGAGTGTCGACTGGGATGTAGTGACAATCCCTACATTTGCGGAGGTGCCTGACGTAGGCGGCAATATCTATTTAAACAATTTGATGGCAATTAATGCGAAAGCCCAGAACAGTGAAGACGCCTGGGATTTCATTCAATTCAATAACAGCAAAGAGTGGGCGAAGCTGAAGTCGCGCAGCACATATGAGATGGTTGCGCGCAAATCGTTCCTGAAGCCGAAGGACGGAATGAGCTACAATATCGGAGCCTTCTACGCACTGAAGCCGGTGCCGCCTCAAGATCTGGATATGGAGAAGCTGTATCGGGAGAAGCCGAACATCTATCAGGTGAACCAATACGGTCAGCCGCTCTTCCAACAAGTGGTTGAAGGAAAGAAGACAGTCGATCAAGCGCTGAAAGAATGGCAAACGAAAGGCGATGCGCTGCTGCAAAAGATTAAAGAAAATCCCAACGGACCTCTTGAGCCGATCGATGGCGGCGGGGTAGGAGTAGGCGTTTACGGTAAAGGTTGA
- a CDS encoding efflux RND transporter periplasmic adaptor subunit — protein sequence MFTKWLTENSFKRTAALVLGAALVFSSGCSLLPSEDNEEVLPAITPPQISKKPEYEVTTTTLESKTTGIGKLISLQEETMYFTLDGKRLKELNVKMGQKVTAGQVIASLDVDDLQKTLRSDRLQFKKDEVQMKDTLRKKDEMNPVDFELAMVDFEAKRQKLVDSQAEIDKATIKAPFTGTIVSLNVMKGDLIKAYDPICIVADTSRLTAGAKMTQDELQGISVGMPVVVDINNAGQIKGKVKQLPVIDADDQNGGNGGNPGGNPGGGVEKPERPEDFLIVELEKIPAGSTRGTPLSINIITQRKENAIVIPPSALRTIGSRTYVQVVDKDGKREVDVEVGQQTATQIEIVKGLTPGQKVVGR from the coding sequence ATGTTTACGAAATGGTTGACGGAAAATTCATTTAAGCGGACTGCTGCACTCGTTCTGGGAGCGGCGCTCGTATTCTCAAGCGGCTGCTCTCTCCTTCCAAGCGAAGACAACGAGGAAGTGCTTCCGGCAATAACGCCGCCGCAAATCTCTAAGAAGCCGGAGTACGAAGTGACCACAACGACGCTTGAATCGAAAACGACAGGCATCGGCAAGCTCATCTCACTGCAGGAAGAAACGATGTACTTTACGCTCGACGGCAAACGCCTCAAGGAACTAAACGTAAAAATGGGTCAAAAAGTAACAGCGGGGCAGGTCATAGCTTCATTGGACGTTGACGACCTGCAGAAAACGCTTCGTTCGGACCGATTGCAATTCAAGAAGGACGAAGTTCAAATGAAAGACACGCTCCGTAAAAAGGATGAAATGAATCCGGTGGATTTTGAACTTGCCATGGTCGACTTCGAGGCCAAGCGGCAGAAGCTGGTTGATTCGCAGGCGGAAATCGACAAAGCAACGATTAAAGCTCCGTTCACCGGAACGATCGTGTCGCTGAACGTGATGAAAGGCGATCTGATTAAAGCATACGATCCGATCTGCATCGTTGCGGACACGTCCCGGCTGACCGCGGGGGCCAAGATGACGCAGGACGAACTTCAGGGGATCTCTGTAGGCATGCCCGTCGTCGTTGATATAAACAACGCGGGACAAATCAAGGGCAAGGTGAAGCAGCTGCCGGTTATCGATGCCGACGATCAGAACGGCGGAAACGGGGGGAACCCTGGAGGTAATCCCGGCGGAGGAGTCGAGAAGCCAGAGCGGCCGGAAGACTTCCTGATCGTCGAGTTGGAGAAAATACCGGCCGGCTCAACCCGCGGAACCCCGCTCTCCATTAACATAATTACACAGCGGAAAGAAAATGCCATCGTCATTCCGCCTTCGGCGCTCCGCACAATCGGCTCGCGCACATACGTCCAGGTCGTCGATAAAGACGGCAAACGAGAGGTCGACGTTGAAGTCGGGCAGCAGACGGCTACTCAAATCGAAATCGTAAAAGGGCTGACGCCAGGACAGAAAGTTGTAGGTCGATAA
- a CDS encoding ABC transporter ATP-binding protein translates to MIQCEGLVKIYKSDDLEVVALQGLNLNVREGEMMAIIGNSGSGKSTLLNILGGLDRPSAGSVRVGQWDLLKITDDQLVEYKRDTVGFIWQNNARNLLPYLTALENVEMPMMLSSKLDRAYAKQLLEWVGLKERMHNKLHQLSGGEQQRVAIAISLSNRPKMLLADEPTGSVDTRTSDLIMDIFRKLNREIGITIVIVTHDLSLAGKVDRVVAIRDGLTSTEFIKRNPNLHSDGGENGLPDGIKEAHEEYVVVDRVGRLQIPKDYLTALQITDKASMEFDGERIIISPPKSLEG, encoded by the coding sequence ATGATTCAATGTGAAGGACTAGTTAAAATTTATAAATCCGACGACCTTGAGGTCGTTGCGCTGCAGGGCTTGAATCTTAATGTCCGCGAAGGCGAGATGATGGCGATTATCGGCAACAGCGGCAGCGGCAAATCCACACTGCTCAACATACTCGGCGGACTTGACCGGCCCTCGGCCGGTTCCGTACGGGTAGGTCAATGGGATTTGCTCAAAATTACCGACGATCAGCTTGTCGAGTACAAACGCGATACGGTCGGCTTCATCTGGCAGAATAATGCGCGCAATCTGCTGCCGTATTTGACGGCGCTGGAAAATGTGGAAATGCCGATGATGCTCTCTTCCAAGCTGGACCGGGCCTATGCCAAACAGCTGCTGGAATGGGTAGGCCTCAAGGAGCGGATGCATAACAAGCTGCATCAGCTCTCAGGCGGTGAGCAGCAGCGCGTGGCCATCGCCATATCGCTCTCCAACCGGCCAAAAATGCTGCTCGCCGACGAACCTACAGGCTCTGTCGATACGCGGACCTCGGATTTGATTATGGATATATTCCGTAAGCTGAACCGTGAGATCGGCATTACGATCGTGATCGTTACCCACGATTTATCCCTCGCGGGGAAAGTCGACCGCGTCGTGGCCATCAGAGACGGTCTAACCAGCACGGAATTTATTAAACGGAACCCGAATTTGCATTCGGACGGAGGTGAAAACGGCCTTCCGGATGGCATTAAGGAAGCCCACGAGGAATATGTCGTAGTAGACCGCGTAGGCAGGCTTCAAATACCGAAAGATTATTTAACCGCCTTGCAGATTACAGACAAGGCATCGATGGAATTCGATGGCGAGCGCATTATTATTTCACCGCCTAAATCATTGGAGGGGTAA